Within Paeniglutamicibacter psychrophenolicus, the genomic segment CGTTCGGTGCGCTGCCGGCGTGGATCTGTCCCCAGACCACCGAGACCGCCGAACGCACGTCGATGCGCCGTCCCAGCACCGCCGGGACGTTGGTGGCGATCTGGCTCATGGCGAAGACCAGGTCCTCGGTCAGGTGCGGGCGGGAGGTGTGCCCGCCGCGGCCCAGCAGCTCGATCTTGATGGTGTCCGAGGCCGAGGTGATGGCCCCGATGCGGGTGCCGATCTTCCCGGCGTCGATGCGCGGTTCGCAGTGCAGGGCCAGGATGCGCGGGACCTCGTCCAGCACGCCGGCGGCAATCACGGCCAGGGCTCCGCCTGGCATCTTTTCCTCGGCGGGCTGGAAGATCACCCGGATGCGTGCGCCCAGCGGGGATTCGTCGTCGATGGCCTTGAGCACCTTGGCGACCCCGAGCATCACGGTGGTGTGGATGTCGTGTCCGCAGGAGTGCGCGACCCCGTCCACGACCGAGGCGTATGCCAGGCCCGTCTCTTCCAGGATCGGCAGCGCGTCGATGTCGGCGCGCAGCCCCAGGGCGATCGGGCCCTGCCCGATGTCGACGTAGGCTCCGGTCTCTTCCAGGGCGACGGGGTCCAGGCCGGCGTCGCGCAGCCGCGCGAGGATGCGTTCGGTGGTCTGGTATTCCACGAACGAGAGCTCCGGGTTGGCATGGACCTCCCGGCGGAATTCCACCAGCTCGCCCACCAGGGGCTTGACCCATGGCTTGACGGAGGGCAATTTCAGGTCTTGATTCATACTCGTGCGCACCTGACCGACAATACGCGTTGGGACCTGCGCTTGTGCAGTCCGCTTCCAAATGTTGCCTGCAACACGTTCGCGCTGGCTCCTATTCTTGACAAAGGCCAAGGGGCCCGGTGCCGGCTAGGCGTTTTCCTTGATCAGCTCGGCGCAACGTTCGCCGATCATCATCACCGTGATGTTCGGGTTCACCGTCACCAGTGCCGGCATCACCGACGCGTCGGCCACGCGCAGCCCCGAAACGCCCTTGACCCGCAGCTGCGGATCCAACGGGGACATTTCGTCCTCGGCCGCGCCCATGCGCACCGACCCGGCCGGGTGGTACACGGTGTTGTGGGTGCGGGTGATGTAGTCGGCGATCTGCTCATCGCTCTGCACATCCTGGCCCGGGTACAGCTCGTCCCCGGCCCACTGCGCCATGGCCGGCTGCGAGACGATGTCGCGGGCCTTGCGAATCCCGGCGATCATGACGCGCATGTCGTGGCCCTGCTCATCGGTGAAGTAGCGCGGGTCGACCTTGGGCTTGTCGCGGAAGTCGCGGCTGCGCAACCGCACCGTGCCGCGGGACCTGGCCCGGGTCACGTTGGGGGTCAGGCAGAAGGCGTTGTCCGCGGTGGGGTAGCCCTGGCGCAGCGTGTGCATGTCGAAGGG encodes:
- a CDS encoding amidohydrolase — protein: MNQDLKLPSVKPWVKPLVGELVEFRREVHANPELSFVEYQTTERILARLRDAGLDPVALEETGAYVDIGQGPIALGLRADIDALPILEETGLAYASVVDGVAHSCGHDIHTTVMLGVAKVLKAIDDESPLGARIRVIFQPAEEKMPGGALAVIAAGVLDEVPRILALHCEPRIDAGKIGTRIGAITSASDTIKIELLGRGGHTSRPHLTEDLVFAMSQIATNVPAVLGRRIDVRSAVSVVWGQIHAGSAPNAIPATGYLAGTMRCLDGEAWEGAGELLDEVVRQVASPYGVEVKLEHIRGVPPVINTEEETDLIEDSARAEIGSGAIVLTPQSMGGEDFAWMTNKVPGAMMRLGTRTPGGEDYDLHRGDYIPDESAIEVGVTVMAAAAIRAIAQLRAGEDD